The proteins below are encoded in one region of Mycobacterium pseudokansasii:
- a CDS encoding flavodoxin family protein encodes MKSLVVCVSTSHGNTRRVADRMAEVLHAQVVEPEQVDPHTLGDYDLVGFGSGIYYMAVHPRLRSFLRRLPQVDGVAAFTFFTSGAREIPLMSYHKPMGKQLGAKGFEVIGLFSCRGLDTVGPFGYIGGINKGRPDHHDLDRAAAFAERIRERVAGSRAAS; translated from the coding sequence ATGAAATCGCTCGTCGTGTGCGTGTCGACGTCGCACGGCAACACCCGCCGCGTCGCCGACCGGATGGCCGAGGTGCTGCACGCCCAGGTAGTCGAACCCGAGCAAGTCGATCCGCACACGCTCGGCGACTACGACCTCGTCGGCTTCGGATCAGGCATCTACTACATGGCGGTGCACCCGAGGTTACGAAGCTTCTTGCGTCGCCTGCCGCAGGTCGACGGCGTTGCGGCGTTCACCTTCTTCACCAGCGGCGCCCGCGAGATCCCGCTGATGAGCTATCACAAGCCGATGGGAAAACAGCTCGGTGCCAAGGGTTTTGAGGTGATCGGGTTGTTCTCCTGCCGGGGCCTCGACACCGTGGGGCCGTTCGGGTACATCGGCGGGATCAACAAGGGCCGGCCAGACCACCACGACCTGGATCGGGCCGCGGCTTTCGCGGAACGGATTCGCGAGCGGGTCGCGGGGTCCAGAGCGGCGTCCTGA
- a CDS encoding GNAT family N-acetyltransferase yields the protein MSSVRAQDLAAVEVFADIATEQLTALADHLKPLHSVAGEVLMRQGDRAESFVIITAGRVEVRHVDRDGQISVTELSPGLIVGEIALLRHTMRTATVIAKDDVCGYRGYNDAFEAMLAIPEVAERMVRTARQRLAAYAAPIPVSVEDHPDLLLRPVLPGDAERSQSSGTFSRETLYRRFMSSYQLNDARLAYLFEVDYVDHFVWVMTDGADGPVVAVGRFVRDKDDPGLAEVALTVGDAYQRRGIGTLLLTALAIAARTDGIDRFFALVQADNDAVHALVRKLHPDWEREDPGVLTTTVQIPALRDLPLDDVLRKQILTVAYQVIHAFD from the coding sequence GTGAGCTCGGTCCGGGCACAGGATCTGGCAGCGGTGGAGGTATTCGCCGACATCGCGACGGAGCAGCTCACAGCGTTGGCTGACCACCTGAAGCCGCTGCATTCGGTCGCGGGCGAGGTTTTGATGCGCCAGGGTGACCGGGCGGAGTCGTTTGTCATCATCACCGCCGGCCGGGTCGAGGTCAGGCACGTCGACCGGGACGGTCAGATATCGGTGACGGAGCTGTCGCCGGGGCTGATCGTCGGCGAAATCGCCTTGTTGCGGCACACCATGAGGACGGCGACGGTGATCGCCAAAGACGACGTGTGCGGCTATCGGGGATACAACGATGCCTTCGAGGCCATGCTGGCCATCCCCGAGGTCGCCGAGCGAATGGTCCGCACCGCGCGACAACGGCTGGCGGCCTACGCCGCCCCGATCCCGGTATCCGTCGAAGACCATCCTGATCTGCTGTTGCGCCCGGTCCTGCCCGGCGACGCCGAACGGTCCCAGAGCAGCGGGACGTTCTCCCGAGAAACCCTGTATCGGCGCTTCATGTCGTCATACCAGCTCAACGATGCGCGGCTGGCCTACCTGTTCGAGGTCGACTATGTCGATCATTTCGTCTGGGTCATGACCGATGGCGCCGACGGTCCGGTCGTCGCGGTCGGCAGGTTCGTTCGGGACAAGGACGACCCCGGCCTGGCCGAGGTCGCGCTTACCGTCGGCGACGCGTATCAGCGGCGGGGGATCGGAACGCTGCTGCTGACCGCCCTGGCGATCGCGGCACGCACCGACGGCATCGACCGCTTCTTTGCGCTGGTGCAAGCCGACAACGACGCCGTTCATGCGTTGGTGCGCAAGCTGCATCCCGATTGGGAGCGGGAGGATCCCGGGGTGCTCACCACGACGGTGCAGATCCCGGCCCTCCGAGACCTGCCCCTCGATGACGTCCTGCGCAAACAGATCCTGACCGTGGCCTACCAGGTGATCCACGCGTTCGACTGA